A DNA window from Flammeovirga agarivorans contains the following coding sequences:
- the pdxA gene encoding 4-hydroxythreonine-4-phosphate dehydrogenase PdxA, which produces MKDKTQKNRKSNKPRIGITIGDYNGIGPEVIVKVLQDKRITNICTPIVYGSGKILTKYKRILSIEDFTYHQYNNNSYIHDQKINVVNCWTEVQELDPGKVTQEAGKCAYLSISRASEDLKSELIDAVVTAPINKANIQSEDFKHAGHTEYYQENFASGRDTLMTLCSGDLRVGVVTGHIPIKDVAASITKEAVSSKLNVMIESLKKDFGIIKPKVAVMGLNPHAGEDGLLGDEEINVISPVIKEFKKRGNLVFGPFPADGFFGTMSFKNYDGVLCMYHDQGLIPFKLHSFESGVNYTAGLDIVRTSPDHGTAYNIAGRGVADETSFREALMQAVDIVKVRSGEIENQIRPNARQLLQDRKDQIKNQKMVLDGNAGGEEEFDLSELEAGERKEAQVTQQQKMLENKAKNQGGGKFQHKQKREHWKPRKNGNFNKGEHRPQNERDKPQQNKND; this is translated from the coding sequence ATGAAAGATAAAACTCAGAAAAATAGAAAATCAAATAAACCGCGTATAGGTATTACTATTGGGGATTATAACGGTATTGGACCGGAGGTTATCGTCAAAGTTTTACAAGATAAGCGAATCACAAATATATGTACACCAATTGTTTATGGTTCTGGTAAGATACTTACTAAGTATAAAAGAATCTTAAGCATTGAGGACTTTACTTATCATCAGTACAACAACAATAGCTATATTCATGATCAGAAGATCAATGTCGTAAACTGTTGGACTGAGGTACAGGAATTAGATCCTGGTAAAGTAACTCAAGAAGCTGGTAAATGTGCTTATTTGTCAATATCAAGAGCCTCTGAAGATTTGAAATCTGAATTGATTGATGCAGTTGTTACAGCACCAATTAATAAGGCAAACATTCAGAGTGAGGACTTTAAACATGCAGGTCATACGGAGTATTACCAAGAAAACTTTGCAAGTGGAAGAGATACTTTAATGACTCTTTGTTCTGGCGATTTAAGAGTTGGTGTAGTTACTGGTCATATACCAATTAAAGATGTAGCCGCATCTATCACAAAGGAAGCTGTATCTTCTAAATTGAATGTGATGATTGAGTCACTGAAAAAGGATTTCGGTATCATAAAACCAAAAGTAGCTGTTATGGGATTAAATCCTCATGCTGGTGAAGATGGTTTATTGGGTGATGAAGAAATCAATGTGATTTCACCAGTTATCAAGGAGTTCAAGAAAAGAGGAAACTTAGTATTTGGACCTTTCCCTGCTGACGGCTTCTTTGGAACAATGTCATTCAAGAATTATGATGGCGTACTTTGTATGTATCACGATCAAGGACTTATTCCATTTAAATTACATTCTTTTGAAAGTGGTGTAAACTATACTGCAGGTTTAGATATCGTAAGAACTTCTCCTGATCATGGAACGGCATATAATATTGCTGGTAGAGGTGTTGCTGATGAAACATCTTTTAGGGAAGCATTAATGCAAGCAGTTGATATTGTTAAGGTACGTTCTGGAGAAATTGAGAATCAAATCAGACCTAACGCAAGACAGTTACTGCAAGACAGAAAAGACCAAATCAAGAATCAGAAAATGGTACTTGATGGTAATGCTGGAGGAGAAGAAGAATTTGACTTAAGTGAGTTAGAAGCTGGCGAAAGAAAAGAAGCTCAAGTAACTCAACAACAGAAAATGTTGGAAAATAAAGCCAAAAATCAAGGTGGAGGTAAGTTCCAACATAAACAGAAAAGAGAGCATTGGAAGCCTAGAAAAAATGGAAATTTTAATAAAGGTGAACATAGGCCTCAAAATGAGCGAGATAAACCTCAGCAAAATAAAAATGATTAG
- a CDS encoding M1 family metallopeptidase, with protein sequence MTKTIKLVASLFITLACTSYSFGQKEFYNNNKFKQLDEELPTPNVYRTGAGAPGPEYWQQQADYVIEATIDEDKKRLTGSETVTYYNNSPEVLTYLWIQLDQNMRATDSDTYKIRQNHIGEKTNINQLAAIDGFPEYDGGHKIQKVTDADGNALKYTINKTMMRIDLPKELKKGETFTFNIDWYYNINDRLLMGGRGGYETFAEDGNTIFTITQWFPRMAVYDDFNGWQNKQFLGNGEFALTFGDYDVKITVPSDHIVASTGELQNPKDVLTSEQIDLFEKAKTSETPVVIVSQKEATKKEKSKATDTKTWHYKADNVRDFAFGSSRKFIWDAMGVDINGKTVMAMSYYPKEANPLYGQYSTEAVAHTLEVYSKYTIDYPYPVAISVEASNGMEYPMICFNYGRPEKDGTYSPRIKYGMISVIIHEVGHNFFPMIVNSDERQWTWMDEGLNTFCQYLAEQEWEDGYPSRRGPAENIVNYMKGEQNNIVPIMTNSESLKQFGNNAYGKPATALNILRETIMGRELFDYAFKEYAQRWAFKHPKPADFYRTMEDASAVDLDWFWRGWFFTTEPVDISIKEVTVEELDTQNPKVEVAKRKAERDAQPKDITTIHNEEAKLVTRVDERPELKDFYNSYDPLDADLEDYENYKKYKAGLNEADKAWLAKKHFVYQVDFENVGGLPMPIIIELQYADGSSDKKYIPAEIWRKDDKVVSKVFVCEKEVTQFVLDPNRETADIDTDNNYFPRKPEVSRFQLYKSGANQPRTYDSGRLNPMQKAKKNKK encoded by the coding sequence ATGACAAAGACTATCAAATTGGTAGCTTCTCTGTTCATAACATTAGCATGTACATCTTACAGCTTTGGACAGAAAGAATTCTATAACAACAACAAATTCAAACAGTTAGACGAAGAACTTCCTACGCCTAATGTTTACAGAACGGGAGCCGGTGCCCCAGGCCCAGAATACTGGCAGCAGCAAGCAGATTATGTTATCGAAGCGACAATTGACGAGGACAAAAAAAGATTAACTGGTTCTGAAACTGTCACTTATTACAACAATTCGCCTGAAGTTCTTACATATTTATGGATCCAATTAGATCAAAATATGAGAGCTACTGATTCTGACACTTACAAAATTCGTCAGAATCACATTGGTGAAAAAACAAATATCAATCAGTTAGCAGCAATCGATGGCTTTCCAGAATATGATGGTGGCCATAAGATTCAAAAAGTAACTGATGCTGACGGTAACGCTCTAAAATACACAATCAATAAAACAATGATGCGTATTGACCTTCCTAAAGAATTAAAGAAGGGTGAAACGTTTACATTTAACATTGATTGGTATTACAACATCAATGACCGTCTATTAATGGGTGGCCGTGGTGGCTATGAAACATTTGCGGAAGATGGCAATACAATTTTCACTATCACACAGTGGTTCCCAAGAATGGCTGTTTATGATGACTTTAACGGTTGGCAAAACAAACAATTCTTAGGTAATGGTGAGTTTGCTTTAACTTTTGGCGACTATGATGTAAAAATCACAGTACCATCTGACCATATTGTTGCATCAACTGGTGAATTACAAAACCCTAAAGATGTTTTAACTTCAGAGCAGATTGATTTATTTGAGAAAGCAAAAACTTCTGAAACACCAGTAGTTATCGTTTCTCAAAAGGAAGCGACAAAAAAGGAAAAATCTAAAGCAACGGATACTAAAACTTGGCATTATAAAGCTGATAATGTAAGAGATTTTGCTTTTGGTTCATCACGTAAATTCATTTGGGATGCTATGGGTGTTGACATCAATGGCAAAACAGTAATGGCAATGTCATACTACCCGAAAGAAGCAAATCCTTTGTATGGACAATATTCTACTGAAGCAGTTGCTCATACTTTAGAAGTGTATTCTAAGTATACAATCGATTACCCTTACCCTGTTGCTATTTCTGTAGAAGCATCAAACGGTATGGAATATCCTATGATCTGTTTCAACTATGGTCGTCCAGAAAAAGATGGAACTTACTCTCCTCGTATTAAGTACGGAATGATTTCAGTAATTATTCATGAGGTAGGTCACAACTTCTTCCCTATGATTGTCAACTCTGACGAACGTCAGTGGACTTGGATGGATGAAGGTTTAAATACTTTCTGCCAATATTTAGCTGAACAAGAATGGGAAGATGGTTATCCTTCTAGAAGAGGACCAGCTGAAAATATTGTTAACTACATGAAAGGTGAGCAAAACAATATTGTTCCTATTATGACAAACTCTGAGTCATTAAAACAATTTGGTAATAATGCCTACGGAAAACCTGCTACAGCTCTTAATATCTTAAGAGAAACAATTATGGGTAGAGAGCTTTTTGATTACGCTTTTAAAGAGTATGCTCAAAGATGGGCTTTCAAGCACCCTAAACCAGCAGATTTCTACAGAACAATGGAAGATGCTTCTGCAGTAGACTTAGATTGGTTCTGGAGAGGTTGGTTCTTTACTACTGAGCCTGTAGATATCTCTATTAAAGAGGTTACTGTTGAGGAATTAGATACTCAAAACCCTAAAGTTGAAGTAGCGAAAAGAAAAGCAGAAAGAGATGCTCAACCGAAGGATATCACAACGATCCACAACGAAGAAGCTAAATTGGTGACTCGTGTGGACGAAAGACCTGAATTAAAAGATTTCTACAATAGCTATGATCCTCTAGATGCTGATCTGGAAGATTATGAAAACTACAAGAAATACAAAGCTGGTCTTAACGAAGCGGATAAAGCATGGTTAGCGAAGAAACATTTTGTTTATCAAGTAGACTTTGAAAACGTTGGTGGTTTACCAATGCCAATTATCATTGAACTACAATATGCAGATGGTTCATCAGATAAAAAGTACATTCCTGCTGAAATCTGGAGAAAAGATGACAAAGTGGTTTCTAAAGTATTTGTATGTGAAAAAGAGGTTACTCAGTTTGTACTAGATCCAAATAGAGAAACAGCCGATATCGATACAGACAACAACTACTTCCCGCGTAAGCCTGAAGTAAGTAGATTCCAATTGTATAAGTCTGGTGCTAACCAACCAAGAACTTATGACAGCGGACGTCTTAATCCAATGCAAAAAGCAAAGAAGAACAAAAAGTAA
- a CDS encoding DUF3299 domain-containing protein yields the protein MKRVLILFVLFLTFSSFSSEEDGIWKTLLNVGWEYKYSEEFEMDIPFPIFTDEIKAIENKEVKITGFVLPVETEDNSIMLSVYPFSSCFFCGGAGPESVIAVFLKNQREIGEEEITLKGVLKLNDDETGLIYELRDAVEVNSNY from the coding sequence ATGAAAAGAGTATTGATATTATTTGTCTTATTCTTAACCTTTTCTTCATTTAGTTCTGAAGAGGATGGAATATGGAAAACACTACTAAATGTAGGTTGGGAATATAAGTACAGTGAAGAATTTGAAATGGATATTCCTTTCCCAATTTTCACTGACGAGATAAAGGCAATAGAAAATAAAGAAGTCAAGATTACAGGATTTGTCTTACCTGTTGAAACAGAAGATAATTCTATAATGTTATCTGTATATCCTTTTTCTAGTTGTTTTTTCTGTGGAGGTGCTGGACCAGAATCTGTCATAGCAGTCTTTCTAAAAAACCAAAGAGAAATTGGTGAAGAAGAAATAACCTTGAAAGGTGTTTTGAAGTTAAATGATGATGAAACAGGCTTAATCTATGAATTAAGAGATGCTGTTGAAGTCAACTCAAATTATTAA
- the dprA gene encoding DNA-processing protein DprA, with protein MTITQDKFYELWLNNIPGIGGATCKLLISHLGSAEEVFKAKKNTLHKINGIGVHTLQVIDKYRSQLVKIENEVKKIEASNVKILTYTDKEFPVRLKLQKDAPYLLYLKGQAKSLHSKKTVAIVGSRGANQYGKLVTEKIISDLSQFKDLCIVSGLAYGIDIYAHRAALQNQLGTVGIMANGLSKVYPAIHKKTAQEMIEDPKSGLITENLMDAEPDGPKFPARNRIIAGLADVIIVVQAKKKGGALITADIGNSYHKDVFAVPGLINDPLAEGCNNLIKYQKAHLYSEIKDVITKMNWDLTSSAPTRQTKLFDTQNLSDEEKTVVSLLQKSEFHIEEIAIQSETPLPKIAGTLLQLELKGMVKMKPGNMYSLKQ; from the coding sequence ATGACAATTACTCAAGATAAGTTCTATGAACTTTGGCTAAATAATATTCCAGGTATTGGAGGTGCAACTTGCAAACTATTAATAAGTCATTTAGGTTCTGCAGAAGAAGTTTTTAAAGCAAAAAAAAATACGCTCCATAAAATCAATGGTATTGGAGTTCATACACTTCAAGTTATTGATAAATACAGGTCTCAGTTAGTAAAAATCGAAAATGAAGTAAAAAAGATTGAGGCTTCCAATGTAAAAATACTTACATACACAGATAAGGAATTTCCTGTTAGATTAAAACTCCAAAAAGATGCCCCCTATTTGTTGTATTTAAAAGGTCAAGCTAAAAGTTTACACTCTAAGAAAACCGTTGCAATTGTAGGTTCTAGAGGAGCCAATCAGTATGGTAAACTAGTAACGGAGAAAATTATTTCCGACTTATCTCAATTTAAGGACTTATGCATTGTTAGTGGATTAGCGTATGGCATAGATATTTATGCACATAGAGCTGCATTACAAAATCAATTGGGCACAGTAGGAATTATGGCTAATGGCTTAAGCAAGGTCTATCCAGCAATTCATAAAAAAACTGCTCAAGAAATGATTGAAGATCCAAAAAGTGGGTTAATTACAGAAAACTTGATGGACGCAGAGCCTGATGGCCCAAAATTCCCTGCTAGAAATAGAATCATTGCAGGTCTTGCCGATGTTATCATTGTTGTACAAGCAAAAAAGAAAGGAGGTGCTTTAATTACGGCAGATATCGGTAATAGCTATCATAAAGATGTTTTTGCAGTTCCGGGGTTAATTAATGATCCTTTAGCAGAAGGCTGTAATAACTTGATCAAATACCAGAAGGCTCATTTATATTCCGAAATAAAGGATGTGATTACTAAAATGAATTGGGATCTAACTTCGAGTGCTCCTACTCGCCAAACTAAACTCTTCGACACTCAAAATCTTAGTGATGAAGAAAAAACTGTTGTATCATTACTTCAAAAAAGCGAATTTCATATTGAGGAAATTGCTATTCAATCAGAAACTCCGCTTCCTAAAATTGCCGGTACTCTTTTACAGCTTGAATTAAAGGGTATGGTAAAAATGAAACCTGGCAATATGTATTCTCTAAAACAATAA
- a CDS encoding glycerate kinase — MKILVAPNAFKGSLSAFDVAQVIKKNWSIHRPDDEIIMKPLADGGDGFEHVIAKEKNADWINVLSVDPIGRPFQSGYYRINNATAVMSLASLCGIATITPSPINALEANTEGLGMAIKHAISSGCKEIIIGLGGSASTDFGLGALYQLGLKCYTFDNQKIIPKGGNLHLIEKFDDTDLIELIGGIDFYLAVDVKNTLVGKNGCSHVFAPQKGATESEVELLESNIHHIGLLTEKMLNKEVIQLEGGGAAGGTAAGFYSFLNAHIMNGSEFVMELLNIHDSIEKSDLIITTEGKFDQQSLEGKLPYQIAQLGNKYNKPVIAFVGSSDINSNDPKNPFYCIFSINNEFTSIDTAIKNTKKNLSECIQQFTKILSLDK, encoded by the coding sequence ATGAAAATATTAGTAGCCCCAAATGCATTCAAAGGTAGCCTTTCTGCATTTGACGTTGCCCAAGTAATCAAGAAGAATTGGTCAATTCATCGACCTGATGATGAGATAATAATGAAACCATTAGCCGATGGTGGTGATGGATTTGAACACGTCATTGCAAAAGAAAAGAATGCAGATTGGATCAATGTTCTATCAGTAGATCCTATTGGTAGGCCATTTCAATCTGGGTATTATCGGATAAATAACGCAACTGCTGTGATGAGTTTAGCATCATTATGTGGTATTGCAACAATTACTCCTAGTCCTATTAATGCATTAGAAGCAAATACCGAAGGTCTTGGTATGGCGATTAAACATGCTATTTCATCTGGTTGCAAAGAGATAATTATTGGTTTAGGTGGTAGTGCATCCACTGATTTTGGTCTAGGTGCATTATATCAGTTAGGTTTGAAGTGTTATACATTCGATAACCAAAAGATTATTCCTAAAGGAGGAAATTTACATCTTATTGAAAAGTTTGATGATACTGATCTAATAGAATTAATTGGAGGTATAGATTTTTATCTTGCTGTGGATGTAAAAAACACATTAGTTGGTAAAAATGGTTGTTCTCATGTATTTGCCCCACAGAAAGGAGCCACCGAATCTGAAGTAGAACTTTTAGAAAGTAATATTCATCATATAGGACTTCTCACAGAGAAAATGTTAAATAAAGAGGTTATTCAATTAGAAGGTGGTGGTGCTGCTGGAGGAACAGCCGCAGGTTTTTATTCTTTTCTAAACGCTCATATTATGAACGGTAGTGAGTTTGTGATGGAACTTCTAAATATTCATGATTCTATTGAAAAGAGTGATTTAATTATTACAACAGAGGGAAAGTTTGATCAACAATCATTGGAAGGAAAATTACCCTATCAAATCGCTCAACTAGGAAATAAATATAATAAACCTGTCATCGCATTTGTTGGGAGTAGTGATATTAATTCCAACGACCCAAAGAATCCATTTTATTGTATTTTTTCAATAAATAATGAGTTTACTTCTATTGATACTGCGATAAAAAATACGAAGAAGAATTTAAGTGAATGTATACAACAGTTTACTAAAATCTTATCATTGGATAAATAA
- the rsmA gene encoding 16S rRNA (adenine(1518)-N(6)/adenine(1519)-N(6))-dimethyltransferase RsmA, producing MAYVKPKKHLGQHFLEDMQIAQDIVDAMSSYGGYNEIYEIGPGTGVLTTRLLKKEEYKTTVIEIDTESVHYLKDVVGMPQEQVIEGDFLKLDFDKIAPHPVGLIGNFPYNISTQIYFKILAHKDQITECVGMIQKEVADRIACKTGGRTAGILTILVQAFYDVDYLFTVPPTVFNPPPKVDSAVISLRRNDRKQLPCSEELFFKVVKQAFSTRRKTLRNAMKPMGLSPELLKNEIFNKRAEALTVEDFIELTCNVEEDRKKQQD from the coding sequence ATGGCTTACGTCAAACCTAAAAAACATTTAGGACAGCATTTCCTAGAAGACATGCAAATTGCACAAGACATTGTAGACGCAATGTCTTCTTATGGTGGGTATAATGAAATCTATGAGATCGGTCCAGGTACTGGTGTACTCACAACGAGATTATTGAAAAAAGAGGAGTACAAAACAACAGTCATTGAAATTGATACTGAATCTGTACATTACCTTAAAGATGTTGTGGGAATGCCTCAAGAACAAGTTATTGAAGGTGACTTCTTAAAACTTGACTTCGATAAAATTGCACCACATCCCGTTGGTTTAATTGGTAACTTCCCTTATAATATCTCAACACAAATTTATTTTAAGATCCTTGCTCATAAGGATCAAATCACTGAATGTGTTGGAATGATCCAAAAAGAAGTAGCTGATAGGATTGCATGTAAAACAGGTGGTAGAACTGCAGGAATATTGACAATTCTTGTACAAGCTTTCTATGATGTAGATTATTTATTTACTGTACCTCCAACCGTTTTTAATCCTCCTCCAAAAGTAGATTCTGCTGTCATTTCTTTAAGGAGAAACGATAGAAAGCAACTTCCATGTTCAGAAGAACTCTTTTTCAAAGTAGTTAAACAAGCTTTTTCTACTCGTAGAAAGACTTTAAGAAACGCAATGAAACCTATGGGGTTATCTCCTGAACTTCTTAAAAATGAGATTTTCAATAAAAGAGCCGAAGCATTAACTGTAGAAGATTTTATTGAATTAACTTGTAATGTAGAAGAAGATAGAAAAAAACAACAAGATTAA
- a CDS encoding VPS10 domain-containing protein, whose amino-acid sequence MNRLYYLLYIIFISIFISAIAYNLFYIPSSEDTEFIYTDFSTNDQNSLALENHYHTQIKADRPNKIQKILQKLKTKTGDSSPEYSIGYITEAINNSTVDSSQRFYQFTERGPSNVSGSIRSIAFCPLDSINKVWVAGAYGGDIWRTTNNGKNWKSVTENLPNAIIGDIQYNTKDSSFFAITGETFGKLNIKNGIGLLKSIDSGETWNILPSTINDIRFQCINSMVIDAKDGNKILIGTAYQDTNKKFHSLILKTTDGGLNWEEVYHSNQLIQQLTLDHKNSNIIYATIKNSGIIKSINSGETWGKIDSNLPKTGRSVLIVSPFDSNVVITSFSGKKEKDGVLYLSNDGGYHWKKLQTNIETGLLGGQGWYNNTLLYHPEKETTFYVAGINIWEVNIKDFKNATADIDIVSDAYGEHHGPNQYISENGKIVKNGLHPDHHQLKMIKKGNIYRMISANDGGIYISDDINNLNKWHYRSGTINSTHFFGIDISPDKKHIIGGSIENGSWISVSQSDSLESFRNVLGGDGFDVLWHTSNRQKILVSIYNNNIYRSVDGGYNFKKSSLDIFKEDGRSPFITKMINDKANPDMVYALGENGIWISKNFGSTWKLSEIKNAWEFSDYMDLDVSIVDPNIIWAGSGHTEKNKIQVSTDKGKTFTPTSLPTNLNLGQISGIVTDPIEKETAYALFSFGKTAKILKSQDLGKNWEDLTGFVNSDSSTNGFPDVGVNDLLVFPFNNHLIWAATEIGIFESTNAGKSWHKLNSNIPTIGIWKLKYQKGEVLVSTQGRGIWSLSLNEGPQPQIITQHTLPDGQFIEFGITQSIDSIALIDQEGTILSDSIIALPKGDYQHQTEYRNQIKSDQTQLVVYKDGLSYRSNLKPIQTIHYDSTITSIKVDFNKAEELFSGDALVLKDNVVGFYGTNLHSDHYYRNNTTSFTYFKHPIKVAKENSKISYKDVALLSKDDDSVVLEGSNDGVHWVELNKPYNGTFNPDWRYFIEQKEAKGAQTLSVKHEINLLNFFKPDDEIIIRFKFNSDNKKPNWGWAVTSLEIQVDDQKDLPDVDFKDIFQVQSHIYPTEITNNKLYIEVLANNPKPMKLKVINLIGNTILERDNIQLRKGWNKFPLVLPQLNPGIYILNLEIDNKISTHRFVYKLEEPIARR is encoded by the coding sequence ATGAATAGACTTTACTACCTATTATATATTATCTTTATTAGCATTTTTATTAGTGCTATAGCTTATAACCTATTTTATATCCCCTCTTCAGAGGATACTGAATTTATATACACTGATTTTTCTACTAATGATCAAAATTCGTTGGCATTAGAAAACCATTATCACACTCAGATTAAAGCTGATAGACCCAATAAAATTCAAAAAATCTTACAAAAACTAAAGACAAAAACGGGCGATTCTTCTCCCGAATATTCTATAGGCTATATAACAGAAGCCATCAATAATAGTACAGTAGATAGTAGTCAACGTTTTTACCAATTTACTGAAAGAGGACCATCTAATGTTTCAGGAAGTATAAGATCTATAGCTTTCTGCCCACTAGACTCTATTAATAAAGTATGGGTAGCTGGAGCATATGGTGGTGATATTTGGAGAACTACCAATAATGGTAAAAACTGGAAAAGTGTCACAGAGAATCTACCTAATGCGATTATTGGAGATATCCAATATAATACTAAGGACTCATCCTTCTTTGCAATTACAGGAGAAACTTTTGGGAAGTTGAATATCAAAAATGGTATTGGTTTACTCAAATCAATTGATTCTGGTGAAACTTGGAATATTTTACCCTCTACTATTAACGATATTCGATTCCAATGTATTAATAGTATGGTGATTGATGCAAAGGATGGGAATAAAATATTAATTGGAACTGCATATCAAGATACAAATAAGAAATTCCATTCATTAATTCTAAAAACTACTGATGGAGGTTTGAATTGGGAAGAAGTTTACCATTCGAATCAACTGATTCAACAGTTAACTCTCGACCATAAAAATAGTAATATCATCTATGCTACAATAAAGAATTCGGGTATCATTAAATCAATAAACTCTGGTGAAACCTGGGGTAAAATTGACTCTAACTTACCCAAAACAGGACGTAGTGTTTTAATAGTCTCTCCTTTTGATTCCAATGTAGTTATCACTTCATTTAGCGGAAAGAAAGAAAAAGATGGTGTTCTATACCTTTCGAATGATGGTGGTTATCATTGGAAGAAACTTCAAACAAATATTGAAACAGGACTGCTTGGTGGACAAGGTTGGTACAACAATACATTGCTGTACCATCCAGAAAAAGAAACTACATTCTATGTTGCAGGTATCAATATTTGGGAAGTAAATATCAAAGACTTTAAGAATGCAACAGCTGATATTGATATTGTAAGTGATGCTTATGGTGAGCATCATGGTCCTAACCAATATATTTCAGAAAATGGAAAGATTGTAAAAAATGGCTTACACCCTGATCATCATCAACTAAAGATGATTAAGAAAGGTAATATATATAGAATGATATCTGCTAATGATGGCGGTATTTACATTAGTGATGACATAAACAATCTAAATAAATGGCATTATAGAAGTGGAACAATCAATTCAACACACTTTTTTGGGATTGATATTTCACCTGATAAAAAACATATTATAGGTGGTTCTATTGAAAATGGATCTTGGATTAGTGTAAGCCAAAGTGATAGCCTAGAATCATTCAGAAATGTTCTAGGAGGTGATGGTTTTGATGTTTTATGGCATACATCAAATCGACAAAAAATCCTGGTAAGTATATATAATAACAATATCTACAGATCTGTTGATGGGGGTTATAACTTCAAGAAATCATCTTTAGATATCTTTAAAGAAGATGGTCGTTCTCCGTTCATCACAAAGATGATTAATGATAAAGCGAACCCAGATATGGTATATGCTTTAGGAGAAAATGGAATATGGATTTCAAAGAATTTTGGAAGCACTTGGAAGCTCTCTGAAATAAAAAATGCTTGGGAATTCTCCGATTATATGGACCTCGATGTTTCAATTGTTGACCCAAACATCATTTGGGCAGGAAGTGGTCATACTGAAAAGAACAAAATTCAAGTTTCAACAGATAAAGGAAAAACATTTACCCCCACTTCACTTCCTACTAATCTTAACTTAGGTCAAATATCAGGGATTGTTACGGATCCAATAGAAAAAGAAACAGCATATGCCCTATTTTCATTTGGGAAAACTGCTAAAATATTAAAGTCACAAGACCTTGGAAAAAACTGGGAAGACCTCACAGGCTTTGTTAATTCAGATAGTTCTACCAATGGTTTCCCTGATGTAGGTGTTAATGATCTATTGGTATTCCCTTTTAATAACCACTTAATTTGGGCTGCCACTGAAATTGGCATTTTCGAAAGTACAAACGCTGGAAAATCTTGGCATAAACTAAATAGTAACATACCAACCATTGGCATTTGGAAATTGAAATATCAAAAAGGTGAAGTTTTAGTTTCTACTCAAGGAAGAGGTATATGGTCTTTATCATTGAATGAAGGGCCTCAACCACAAATCATCACTCAACATACTTTACCGGATGGGCAATTTATTGAATTTGGGATTACCCAATCGATTGACTCTATTGCATTAATCGATCAGGAAGGAACCATTTTAAGTGATAGTATCATAGCATTACCAAAAGGAGATTATCAGCATCAAACAGAATATAGAAATCAAATAAAATCAGATCAAACTCAACTAGTAGTTTATAAGGATGGATTATCTTACCGATCAAATCTGAAACCGATTCAAACGATTCACTATGATAGTACTATAACTTCCATAAAGGTCGATTTTAATAAAGCAGAAGAGTTGTTTTCTGGTGATGCTTTAGTTCTTAAAGATAATGTGGTAGGTTTTTATGGTACGAACTTACACTCTGATCATTATTACAGAAACAATACTACATCATTTACTTACTTTAAACACCCCATAAAAGTCGCTAAAGAGAATTCAAAAATCTCTTATAAAGATGTAGCACTACTATCTAAGGATGATGACTCTGTTGTTCTTGAAGGCAGTAATGATGGTGTCCATTGGGTAGAATTAAATAAACCTTATAATGGAACATTTAATCCAGATTGGAGATATTTTATCGAGCAAAAAGAAGCAAAAGGAGCTCAAACCCTATCAGTAAAACACGAAATCAATTTATTGAATTTCTTTAAACCTGATGATGAAATTATTATTCGTTTCAAGTTCAATTCAGATAATAAAAAACCAAACTGGGGATGGGCAGTAACTTCTTTGGAAATACAAGTAGATGATCAGAAGGATCTTCCTGATGTCGATTTCAAAGATATTTTCCAGGTCCAATCTCATATCTATCCTACAGAAATCACTAATAATAAATTATACATTGAAGTTTTGGCCAATAATCCGAAACCGATGAAACTAAAAGTGATTAACCTTATTGGTAATACTATCCTCGAAAGGGATAATATCCAATTAAGAAAAGGTTGGAATAAATTTCCTTTAGTCTTACCTCAACTCAACCCTGGTATTTATATTTTGAACCTTGAAATTGACAATAAAATTTCTACGCATCGATTTGTTTACAAATTAGAGGAACCAATTGCAAGAAGGTAA